The sequence below is a genomic window from Actinokineospora baliensis.
TCTACGACAACATCGCCTTCCCGCTGCGCGAGCACACCCGCAAGAGCGAGAAGGAGGTGCGCGCCATCGTCATGTCCACAATGGACAAGGTCGGCATGCGCGGCGCCGAGCACAAACTCCCCGCCGAGATCTCCGGCGGCATGCGCAAGCGCGCAGGCCTGGCCCGCGCCCTGGTCCTCGACCCCCACATCATCCTGTGCGACGAGCCAGACTCCGGCCTCGACCCGGTCCGCACCGCCCTGCTCAGCCAACTGCTCATCGACCTCAACGCCCAAACCGACGCCACCATCCTGATCGTCACCCACAACACCACGGTGGCGCGCACCGTGCCGGACAACCTGGGCATGCTCTTCCGCAAGGAGTTGGTGGTGTTCGGCCCCCGAGAACTCCTCCTCACGACCGACATCCCCGTGGTGTCCCAATTCCTCAACGGCCACAAAGAAGGCCCCATCGGCATGTCCGAGGAGAACGACACCCCCGACGCAGGCCCAACCACCCACTCAGGCCCTCACGAGATCACCCCCCAACTACCCCCCACCCCCGGCCTCCCACCCCGCGCCGCCGTCCGCCGACGCAAGCTCCGCCTCCTGCGCACCCTCGACACCCTCCCCGCCCACACCCGCACCGCCACCCTCGCCACCATGACCCCCGAAGACCTCGACCACTACGAAACCTGGCGCCGCCGCACCTCCGCCATCCCCTTCGCAGGCGGCCCCCAATGACCTCGCCCCGCCACATCCACGCCGCGCGCGTGCTCTCGCCGACCACTCTTAGCAGAGTCGCCGCTGTCCACCTGCCGCCCCATCGCAGCCATCCAGTTCGCCGGTGGCCCTCGATGACTCCGCCTCGCTCCCACTGCGCCGAGGCCCACCTGCTGCTGCGCCTCGGCCATTCCACAGACCGGCGGCGCTCGATGCCCCAGCCCCGCCGCCACCCCATCCACGCCGCACGCATGCCACTGCGGAACACCGTGGTCCCGGGCGCTGTGGTGGTTGGTCTCGCCGTTCCCCACCTGGTGCCGCCGCACCTCGGCCATCCCGATCACCGGCGGTTCCCGGTGACTTCGCCTTGCCGCCACCGCACCGCGCGCGTTCTATCGCCGAACGCCGTGGTCAGCCGCGCCGTTCCCCTACTGCCGTCGCGCCATCGCCCTCCACACCCCTCGACGATCCCACCTTC
It includes:
- a CDS encoding ABC transporter ATP-binding protein — translated: MGVEVVVEGLGKSFGTQAIWRDVTLTLPAGEVSVLLGPSGTGKSVFLKCLIGLLRPERGRVLINGVDLCSCAERDTYEIRKLFGVLFQDGALFGSMSVYDNIAFPLREHTRKSEKEVRAIVMSTMDKVGMRGAEHKLPAEISGGMRKRAGLARALVLDPHIILCDEPDSGLDPVRTALLSQLLIDLNAQTDATILIVTHNTTVARTVPDNLGMLFRKELVVFGPRELLLTTDIPVVSQFLNGHKEGPIGMSEENDTPDAGPTTHSGPHEITPQLPPTPGLPPRAAVRRRKLRLLRTLDTLPAHTRTATLATMTPEDLDHYETWRRRTSAIPFAGGPQ